The genomic DNA AAATCAGAtgggggacccctccccccagcagggggggCAGGCTTAAGGATCAGCCCCCCccttctgagcccccccaccccgcacaaccACAGAAAAGGATCTGacattgctgggggggggggaagggcagcccccacctccctgcagttGATtggtgaagggggtggggggggcacaccTGGGAGAATTCATACACAGGTTGTGATTGGGGGGAAATCGGGGGGCATTGGGGgaccctcccctccagcagggggttgAGTCTGGGGACAGGGGGGAAGCTGGGTTCACATCACAGCCACTCacgcaagcccccccccccccagggcagggatcATGCTGCGGGGGCGAAATCAGGGATTATGAACAcgcggccagcagggggcgctgtcgaTGTTGCACATCCTgggcggggggacggggggggggcatgtgcggctcagacctgcccccccccccatacacttcAGTCCACAGGCCAGTAGCAGAGGCGCCGCGGGGTCCAGTCCTGGGTTTCAATCCTCGTGCCGGCCCTGCTCcatgagctggggggggggggaggggggatgtcccatgagcccctggggcaggcaggtggGCCCTGGAGGGGATGagatggccggggggggggcagtagtGTGAtcaatgggggggctggggggggcacagctATAACTTAAAGGGGCAGGAGCACCCCCACTTCTGAGAGATGGGGCAGGACTTGGAGGCGGAGCTTACGGTGAGGCGTGGCCTCAATGGGGGTGGAGCtatgcagggggcggggcttaacactgcctccctgcccccacttaGGAATTCTCAGGTAAGGGCGGGGGGGGAACTGCCCATGAAGGGGAGACGCTGATGCcacacccagcagcccccccccgcctgcctcccccatggcccaggctgccccagggctcccttccccctcccccagcagcccctcggggggctcccctcatccccccacccccgggccggCCCCCTTATAGCAGGAAGGGGTTTGTGTTGCCCATGGACTGGACAGAGGCGCTGGCGGGCACGACGGGCTGGGGGGGCATCATGGGGGGCATGGCCATGGGGGACAGGCCAGGGGGCGGGACCCCAACCATGGGCATGACTGGCCCCAGGGGGGTGACTGAGCCCatggtgggggcgaagggggcggcaggggggcccaGCCCCATGACGGGGCTGACGCGGAGCTGGCTGAGGGTCAGCAAGGGGGGCTGGGCCGGCTGGAATGGGTTGGTGGCCGAGGCGCCGGCGGCTGCTCCCGGTGCCGACACCACGGGCGCGGGCGCCGTCCCTGGAACGGAGGGGGGGAGGGTGAGACACCAGCCACAcggccaggagagaacccaggcgtcctggctcccagctccctccccccaaccactaggcctcaccccccgcccccaagctgggagagaacccaggagtcctggctcccagctccctccccccaacagctagaccccactcccctcccagagcaggagaacccaggcgtccggccggGCGCTCACCTGTGGCCAGGAAGGGGTTGGAGGTcttggcggtggggggcgcgTGGGGTTTGCTGAGCAGCGAGTCCAGGTCCACCAGGGCGGCGTTGGGGCCCAGGAAGGACTCGGGGGTCTTGCGGGCGGGTTTGGAGGCCTCGGCCAGCGAGCCCCCGACAGCCGCCATGTCGAAGGTGCTGGGGCTCCGGGCGCCGGCCGAGCGCGTCACCGGCACCTCcccggccagcaggtccagctcccctggggggcagagacggaggaggggctcagacacccgcccagcccccccgggcAGGCCCAgcgccgggggggctgggagaggcgtCCTCGCCACGCTGGGGAAAATACTGACTGGGCCCGGCGGGACCCACTGCCGACACCCTTCTGGTCTGGCAGCGACCCACTGATAACCCCATAACGCCCCCTCGGACAACAAGGGGTTaaacccaccccctctccccacatcccccaagcaccagctcccatccggccccagggcggggactggctggctcggggggcagggaatggggcccgcggcctttcccctctagggggcaccagctcccatctggccccagggcagagactggctggctcggggggggggggggggcagggactggggactttcccctccagggggcgccggctcccaccaaGGAGGATGTGttcagcgccccccaccccccatttcccaGCAGCCCCGGCACACGCTCAGGGCAGCGAAGTAAAACGGGGGAGGGAAGGcaatgggggggggcagccgggggccCCCCAAGCCCACCTGTGCTGCTCCCTGACTTGGGCAGCGCCGGGCGCAGGCTGTCGAAATCCGAGAACTCGTCCGGCTCAAAGGCGCCAccggctggagggggagggaagaggtgagTTACGGGGAGCGAGGGggagtccctgcccccacccagcccctttcccctgccagagccggggagagaacccaggcgttctggctcctagcccctccccccactggaccccactcccatcccagagccaaggagagaacccaggcgtcctggctcccagctcccccaccgctctatccactaggccccgctcccttcccagatcaggggagagaacccaggcatcctggctcccagccctcccagtgTCTAACCACTAGGGCCCACTCTtcacccagagccggggagagaacccaggcatcctggctccccgTGACCCATGACCCACCCACCTGCGGTGCCATTGGTGCTGGCTTTTGAAGGCGACCCCCCCCAGTGGTCGGGGAAGGTCTGCGCGGGGGCCCAGGGGTCGGCCGCGGGtttcccctggggggctgcagctgggcccgACGACCACGGGTCACCGGCGGGGGCCGCTCCACTGACTGCAACGCCCCCAGCTGGGGGAAAGAAGAGCAGTTAGCAGCCAGGGCCAGTGGCTCCAGTACCCTCTCCCCCCCTacacccacaatgcactgcaggCCGTGGGGCAGGTGTCAgcaggggggcgctctcccctggcaggcagtgctggccccaatgccccGTGGTGGCGCTAGGCtgcagggggctcggcagggagTGCcgggctgtggggagtggggctcggcagggggtgctgtgctgcggggggacaccgtgctgcggggagtggggcagggggttcggcggggggtgctgtgctgtggggagcggggcggggggctcggcagggggtgctgtgctgcggggggacaccgtgctgcggggagcgggggggggggctcggcagggggtgctgtgctgcggggggacaccgtgctgtggggagcagggtggggggctcggcagggggtgcAGTGCTGTGGGGGGACAccgtgctgtggggagcagggtggggggctcggcagggggtgcCGTGCTGCGGGGGGACAccgtgctgtggggagcagggtggggggctcggcagggggtgctgtgctgcggggggacactgtgctgtggggagcagggctcggcagggggtgctgtgctgtggggagcagggtgggggctcggcagggggtgctgtgctgtggggagcagggcgggggctcggcagggggtgctgtgctgtggggagcagggcggggggcgcCGCGCCAcaggggggctcggcgggggcactctccccagcaggcagtgttgtttgaccacctctgctcCAGGACTGGCACGGACAATCCCCAGCTCAGAATCCCCCCGCATCACTCAACCTCCTGCTTCCAGCCCAGccgcctccaggagctggaggagacttGGCCTGGGGGTCACCAGCTCCCCGCCGTGGGGCCCTTGGGGCTGATCCTAGCCAGggggctgcttccccagccccatgGGGAGAGCCCGGATTCAGCCAACCTGGGCTCTGTTTCTGGCCCTGCCATGGCCCCCCtccgtacctcagtttccccatcagggACGTGGATACCGCCCTGCTGTGGCAAGAGCTTTGATAGCTCCCCTcgcccctcctgccccattgcGTTCAGTGGGGGGCACAGATTTGCCCCCCCTTGCACAGGGATGGGGCCACcgaactccccccacccctgcgcACTGGGGCTCAGCATTTTTTAGCGACAAAGGCAGGAGGGGGCCGGAGGGGCCAGCGCCCAGGAACCGGAGCGACGCACACGACGCGGAGACGTACCAGGGAGTGGGGATGGGCCCGTCCCCTCCGGGTTCCAGGGGTCGGAGCTGGCGATGGCCGGGGGGCCCCCCCAGGGGTCTCCCGGGGCCGGGACAGAGGCGGATGCTCCCCATGGGTCGCCAGTGGAAGCCACGCCCCCAGGAGCCCCTCCCCAGGGGTCAGGGGCAGGCGGCCCCGCGGGAGCGGGCACAGAGGCACTCCATGGgtcggtgggggcggggggaccccATGGGTCCCCGGCAGCAGGGGGGGCCGGCGAGGTGAAGACATCGGCCAGGTCCATCAGCGACGACTGCGGGGTAGAAATGTGGTGAGACAGGGAGCAGCCGGTCACCCCAGATACACCCCAATGCCCAGGCTCCGCCCCTGAATTTGGGCTCCCTGCTAGACCCCGCCCCCAAGTCAGACCCCAAACACCTAGACgagggctgggcaaactttttggcccgagggccacatctgggtatggaaattgtatggtgggtcatgaatgctcacgaaattgggggttggggtgcaggctctggggtggggctggggatgaggcatAGAGGATGCAGGAggttgctccaggctgggactgaggggtttggagggcaggagggggaccagggctggggcagggggttggggcacaggagggggatcaggggtgcaggctccgggtggcgcttacctGAACCAGCccccggaagcagcggcacgtccccccctccggctcctacgcagaggcgcaGGTCTGTGCCCTGTCccgtccgcaggcaccgcccctgcagctcccattggctgtggttcctggccaatgggagctgcgggggcaccATGCGGAGCCtcttggctgcccctatgcataggagccggaggggggacctgctgctgcttctgggagccaagcagagcgaacaaccccccaaccccactccccggcgAGAGCTCGGGGGCCGGATTCAAATGTCTGGGGGGCCGGATGCGCCCCCGGGCCGTCGTTTGCCCACCCCCGAGCTAGACCCCACCCCAGGTTCTGTCCCTAAATCTGGGCCCCCTGCTAGACCCAGCCCCCTGCAAGAGGCTCCACCCTCAAGTCAGACCCCACCAGCTAGACCCTGCTCCCAAGtcagaccctgccccaggctccgcccccgTCAGACCCCCCTGCTAAACTCCACCCCCTGTCTCCACGGCCAACTCAgacaccccccccaaacctgagctaggtcctgccccagccagctagaccctgccccaggctccccgCCCAGCTAGCCCCAGAGGGAGGGGTTACCTCCTCGCCCTTGGCCGGCACCGCCTCCTTCTTGCTCTCCTCGATGGCCATCTGCAGGCGCAGGTCGTCCCCGCGCCGGATCCGCTcctcctggggggagggaagggaaatgggggGGCGTCAGCGGGGAGGGCAGCCCAGCCCCgatcggggggcagggggaggggagctggagtACTCACCTACGGCTGGCCCAGCAGCGTTATAGCCAGGGAGGtcgctgcctgcccccagcccggctcctatcccacaattccctggCAATGCAGAGCGGGCTGTGGCATCGCTACTGACTGGCATCTACAGCGTTAACAGATCAAGTcccgcccagagctggggacagaacccaggagtcctggctcccggctcTCCCCTCTTCCCGCtcagagccagggaaagaacccaggagtcctggctcccagccccctccgaccccgctcccctcccagagctgaggacagaacccaggcgtcctggctctgCATGGCTGTGCCAGCAGAGGCTGTTACCGGCGCAGCGTTACGTGGCTGGTCCGGTATAAGCCGGGGCCCCGTCGCTGGTCCAGGCCCCCGATCCGAGGAACGGCGCGAGAAGAGCCGGCAGCAGGAGAGCGCGAAGGGAAGTCGGGGGACTTGATCCCAAGCTCCCACGATTCCCTGCGGGCACCAGGATCCCACCGCACGTGGTGGGAATGCGCCAGAGGGCAGCGCTGGGACGTTTACCCGTGGGGCACCCGGTGTGtgtgccggggcggggggagctggcaaAGGCAGCCCGGGCTCTAGCGCCTGGCGCAAACGCAACCGGCCAAACTGCCCAGCGCAGACACCGGCCGGGGCAACGCCGCTTTGGGAGGGGATTTGCCGGCTCAGCCGGGCCGGCAACTCCCCCAGGCTCCAGGGAGTGGCCCCAGCAGGGCAGTTCTCGGACCAGGGGACTGTTTTTTGCTCTGCTGGCCAAAGGACTCTGTGGGTAGAAACTCCACCAGGCGGGTTCGCTGGCACGGCCAGGGGCTTTGCCGGTACGGCTACAGCGGCAAAGCCCGAGCCGCCCCCTATGGGCCCGGGGGAGGCAGGGAACAGCGCCCTGGCCATGCCCCTACCCTGCCAcctgctgcagcctgccccacagTGCTGCTCCCTGGGGGATGGATCCATCGGGGGGGGCCGGTCCTCGATTCTCTCCCCTCAGCTGCAGTCGAGGACACGGCCCCCACCCCCCGTCAATGCCCTACAGAGACTGTATAAAAACAGCCCCCCATTGAGGTCTCAACTCCTGAGCCTGCAGCAGCCTCTCCCCCCAAAACAGACCTCCCCACCTCCAGATGTGGTGCAGTCCCGATCCCCCCCCAGGCaaggctcccccagctcccctcaatTTTTcagctgtgcccccaccccccagaaaacAGGTACAAACCCCCCTACCCGCcgtgccagcagcagcccccacccctcccaactTCCGACACACCAAATTAAACATGGAGCCCAGACGGGAATCCCCATATCAGGActggcccccgccccgccccaaacCAGGGACCCCGAGGTGGCAATTAACCAGAGCGAAAGCTGGGTGGTGGAGGAAGGACAGACAGAGATTAGCGCTGGCTGTGAATCAGAGCGAGgattaatggggggaggggggttagagCACAGCGGCCGCGGAGAGACCCAAACGACCCAGAGAGACCCGGCCAGAACCTTTCAGAACCTTCCGCTGCCTCCgttcgggggggcggggatgaCGGGATCTGGGTGCGACCCAGGGGGTCCTGGCATCATGCCCCAGAATTAAACAAGGTGCAGAGAAGTGACGAGGGGCCCTGGGGGAGCCGGAGCAGCCCCCCAGAGAGGCCAGGCATCAGGGACGTttcaagggggaggggaggggatcgaGTTTGGGAGAAGGGGCTGGGTGGGTCCATTCGGCAACACTGCCCGGCAGGCCAGCcatggggagaacccaggagtcctggctccgacccccctgctctgaccattagaccccactcccttccagagctggggacagaaccaaaGCTTGAAGCTCAAACTGCTACACCCACCACTAAAAGGCAGCAGGCTGCAGGTTGGGGGtgaggcagctgtttaacagccgtttgggacaggaagtgatggGGGAACTGGTGGAGAGCGTGTGGATTTAGAGAGGGGAAAGGGGATGATTCAAGCTGGGATTGGGCCCAGCCACCAGGGTTCATGCCCCTGATGGGAaagctgaggagctcacctgctaAGCACTTCCAAGTGCGTGCGAGGGGGGCACGCAACCAGGAGACCACCCAACAGCACCCGGGAGGTGCTACAGAGCAAGGGTGAAACCGACCCTGGCACCCAGCGGGACTGAAACTGACCGGGAGCGAAACTGACCCTGGCACCTAGCGGGACTGAAACTGACCAGGAAAGAAACTGACCCTGGCACCCAGCGGGACTGAAACTGACCAGGAAAGAAACTGACCCTGGCACCCAGCGGGACTGAAACTGACCAGGAAAGAAACTGACCCTGGCACCCAGCAGGACTGAAACTGACCGGGAGCGAAACTGACCCTGGCACCTAGCGGGACTGAAACTGACCAGGAAAGAAACTGACCCTGGCACCCAGCAGGACTGAAACTGACCAGGAAAGAAACTGACCCTGGCACCCAGCAGGACTGAAACTGACCAGGAGCGAAATTGACCCTGGCTGCCAGCGGGACTGAAACTGACCAGGAAAGAAACTGACCCTGGCACCCAGCGGGACTGAAACTGACCAGGAGCGAAACTGAGGGGCCAGGTAGAGGGACTGAAAGGGATCTGGAGTGAAACCACCTTGGCTGCCGGTGGGACTGAAACTAACCAGGAGCGAAACTGACCCTGGCACCCAGAGGAACTGAAACTGACCAGGAGCGAAACTGACCTGGGCACCCAGAGGAACTGAAATTGACCAGGAGCAAAACCAACTCTGgcacccagagtgactgaaattGACCAGGAGTGAAACTGACTGGAAGGTTCACCCCCTTTTAAAAGCATCTGTTCCCTGGAGGAGAGAAAAGCCCTTCGAGGCGATGGCGAGCAGTGAGTGGAGTTAGCGCTGATCTAGTCGGGGGTGGGGGTtagtgcagtgggggagggggaaggccgGCCCCCGCTCCCATCGGGGGGAGGGTGTTAGATCCTCCGGGGTCAGCT from Mauremys mutica isolate MM-2020 ecotype Southern chromosome 15, ASM2049712v1, whole genome shotgun sequence includes the following:
- the LOC123350303 gene encoding epsin-1-like isoform X1 — protein: MSTSSLRRQMKNIVHNYSEAEIKVREATSNDPWGPSSSLMSEIADLTYNVVAFSEIMSMIWKRLNDHGKNWRHVYKAMTLMEYLIKTGSERVAQQCKENIYAIQTLKDFQYVDRDGKDQGVNVREKAKQLVALLRDDERLKEERAHALKTKEKLAQTSTASSASAASAPAEAEQAWPQSSGEEELQLQLALAMSKEEAEQVRSKPPVAVAEEDLQLQLALSLSKEEHDKEERIRRGDDLRLQMAIEESKKEAVPAKGEESSLMDLADVFTSPAPPAAGDPWGPPAPTDPWSASVPAPAGPPAPDPWGGAPGGVASTGDPWGASASVPAPGDPWGGPPAIASSDPWNPEGTGPSPLPAGGVAVSGAAPAGDPWSSGPAAAPQGKPAADPWAPAQTFPDHWGGSPSKASTNGTAAGGAFEPDEFSDFDSLRPALPKSGSSTGELDLLAGEVPVTRSAGARSPSTFDMAAVGGSLAEASKPARKTPESFLGPNAALVDLDSLLSKPHAPPTAKTSNPFLATGTAPAPVVSAPGAAAGASATNPFQPAQPPLLTLSQLRVSPVMGLGPPAAPFAPTMGSVTPLGPVMPMVGVPPPGLSPMAMPPMMPPQPVVPASASVQSMGNTNPFLL
- the LOC123350303 gene encoding epsin-1-like isoform X2; the encoded protein is MSTSSLRRQMKNIVHNYSEAEIKVREATSNDPWGPSSSLMSEIADLTYNVVAFSEIMSMIWKRLNDHGKNWRHVYKAMTLMEYLIKTGSERVAQQCKENIYAIQTLKDFQYVDRDGKDQGVNVREKAKQLVALLRDDERLKEERAHALKTKEKLAQTSTASSASAASAPAEAEQAWPQSSGEEELQLQLALAMSKEEAEQPPVAVAEEDLQLQLALSLSKEEHDKEERIRRGDDLRLQMAIEESKKEAVPAKGEESSLMDLADVFTSPAPPAAGDPWGPPAPTDPWSASVPAPAGPPAPDPWGGAPGGVASTGDPWGASASVPAPGDPWGGPPAIASSDPWNPEGTGPSPLPAGGVAVSGAAPAGDPWSSGPAAAPQGKPAADPWAPAQTFPDHWGGSPSKASTNGTAAGGAFEPDEFSDFDSLRPALPKSGSSTGELDLLAGEVPVTRSAGARSPSTFDMAAVGGSLAEASKPARKTPESFLGPNAALVDLDSLLSKPHAPPTAKTSNPFLATGTAPAPVVSAPGAAAGASATNPFQPAQPPLLTLSQLRVSPVMGLGPPAAPFAPTMGSVTPLGPVMPMVGVPPPGLSPMAMPPMMPPQPVVPASASVQSMGNTNPFLL
- the LOC123350303 gene encoding epsin-1-like isoform X3; protein product: MSTSSLRRQMKNIVHNYSEAEIKVREATSNDPWGPSSSLMSEIADLTYNVVAFSEIMSMIWKRLNDHGKNWRHVYKAMTLMEYLIKTGSERVAQQCKENIYAIQTLKDFQYVDRDGKDQGVNVREKAKQLVALLRDDERLKEERAHALKTKEKLAQTSTASSASAASAPAEAEQAWPQSSGEEELQLQLALAMSKEEAEQVRSKEERIRRGDDLRLQMAIEESKKEAVPAKGEESSLMDLADVFTSPAPPAAGDPWGPPAPTDPWSASVPAPAGPPAPDPWGGAPGGVASTGDPWGASASVPAPGDPWGGPPAIASSDPWNPEGTGPSPLPAGGVAVSGAAPAGDPWSSGPAAAPQGKPAADPWAPAQTFPDHWGGSPSKASTNGTAAGGAFEPDEFSDFDSLRPALPKSGSSTGELDLLAGEVPVTRSAGARSPSTFDMAAVGGSLAEASKPARKTPESFLGPNAALVDLDSLLSKPHAPPTAKTSNPFLATGTAPAPVVSAPGAAAGASATNPFQPAQPPLLTLSQLRVSPVMGLGPPAAPFAPTMGSVTPLGPVMPMVGVPPPGLSPMAMPPMMPPQPVVPASASVQSMGNTNPFLL
- the LOC123350303 gene encoding epsin-1-like isoform X4 gives rise to the protein MSTSSLRRQMKNIVHNYSEAEIKVREATSNDPWGPSSSLMSEIADLTYNVVAFSEIMSMIWKRLNDHGKNWRHVYKAMTLMEYLIKTGSERVAQQCKENIYAIQTLKDFQYVDRDGKDQGVNVREKAKQLVALLRDDERLKEERAHALKTKEKLAQTSTASSASAASAPAEAEQAWPQSSGEEELQLQLALAMSKEEAEQEERIRRGDDLRLQMAIEESKKEAVPAKGEESSLMDLADVFTSPAPPAAGDPWGPPAPTDPWSASVPAPAGPPAPDPWGGAPGGVASTGDPWGASASVPAPGDPWGGPPAIASSDPWNPEGTGPSPLPAGGVAVSGAAPAGDPWSSGPAAAPQGKPAADPWAPAQTFPDHWGGSPSKASTNGTAAGGAFEPDEFSDFDSLRPALPKSGSSTGELDLLAGEVPVTRSAGARSPSTFDMAAVGGSLAEASKPARKTPESFLGPNAALVDLDSLLSKPHAPPTAKTSNPFLATGTAPAPVVSAPGAAAGASATNPFQPAQPPLLTLSQLRVSPVMGLGPPAAPFAPTMGSVTPLGPVMPMVGVPPPGLSPMAMPPMMPPQPVVPASASVQSMGNTNPFLL